Genomic window (Blattabacterium cuenoti):
CAGACACAGGAAATCTATTAACATGGACATTAAAAGGAGACATAAAAATAGAAATACATATACAGTTTTTTTTTAAAAATTCATTTTCAAAAATTTGTTGTATATCTAAAATTTTACCATCAGCAGGAGAAATTATTGTTTCTTTATTATAATTTTTTTCATATAAATTTCTCTTTGGATTTCTAAAAAAAAAAATTAAAAAAAGATAAAAAGCGATCAAAAAAATTGATACGAAAATAAAAATTAATCTACACAATAAAAAGAAAAAAAATATCACTAATAATAGTATTATTACTAATGTGTATCCTAAAAATACAATTCCTTCTTTATGAATCATGATCACAAAATTATATTTTTTAATATATTTAAAAAATATAAACCAAACTAGTTACGACAGTGGCTATAATAGGAATCACAAAAATAAAACTATCTAATCTATCTAAAAATCCACCATGACCAGGAAACAAAACTCCGGAATTTTTAACACTGCAAGATCTTTTAATAGTAGATTCTACAAGATCTCCAATAGTAGAAAAAATAGGAATAGT
Coding sequences:
- a CDS encoding phosphatidylserine decarboxylase family protein produces the protein MIHKEGIVFLGYTLVIILLLVIFFFFLLCRLIFIFVSIFLIAFYLFLIFFFRNPKRNLYEKNYNKETIISPADGKILDIQQIFENEFLKKNCICISIFMSPFNVHVNRFPVSGKIIYVKYHPGKYIIAWLPKSSLHNERTTIVVETNKKEKILFRQIAGFLARRIITYAKKNAIAKKGHEFGFIKFGSRVDVFLPLNSIILVKKGEKVIGGETKISIIPL